A genomic segment from Nicotiana sylvestris chromosome 1, ASM39365v2, whole genome shotgun sequence encodes:
- the LOC138877753 gene encoding uncharacterized protein, protein MEVDNELQPSNITAASEYIMLQQLPHPPINSNQFVDDQEEEGQLIMQIDNQHTIQQTFLLPSAMISNNEDDVNMENIPITSDRIEEIAESSCASQKSRKRVRRKLKESPPCKILGHDALPEEVRVGSIFENKQNMTKFFCSLEINQKVEFTTVRSCSKRYELKCIVDKCDWNKNATSNFISEQIIEHVRDKKIEVTPAFVENEMKKKFGIDIGYHKAWRAIQKVVACIRGSSEENYQILPSYLHMMVCKNPGMYTSIKRDVQNRPVIAVDATFLKSKYRGVLFVVVSKDANNQIFPLCFGVAESENNEAYIWFFGEMRKAIQVHHELIFLSDRNQSIANGIRKVFTEAHHGICLYHFEKNLKQRHAKATVINLFQSAARSYKREDFNQLMSQLKSIDKKTYNYIMEEPPERWARSWFPRRHYDMLTTNMVFNLDSMSFRINSEGIEFIVDLKKRTCDCLEFQLDELPCPHAIVVINKRYLQKSDCCSNWYSKETWLKTYEGHVNIVGDQKSWDIPQNVQSEITKPPNVEILQGRRQKKRHILVTESVPFKSTKCSRCKQVGHNRTTCLSSPAPHPYSKKHTEKYSNLQ, encoded by the exons ATGGAAGTAGACAATGAACTACAACCTTCTAACATTACAGCTGCTTCAGAATATATAATGTTGCAACAATTACCCCATCCTCCAATAAATTCAAACCAGTTTGTCGAtgaccaagaagaagaaggacaactAATAATGCAAATTGACAACCAACACACAATCCAACAAACCTTTTTGTTACCTTCTGCAATGATAAGCAACAATGAAGATGACGTAAACATGGAGAATATACCGATAACATCAGATAGAATTGAAGAAATTGCTGAAAGTTCTTGTGCTTCTCAGAAATCAAGAAAAAGGGTGAGGAGAAAGCTGAAAGAATCTCCACCATGTAAAATACTTGGGCATGATGCGTTGCCTGAGGAAGTAAGAGTTggatcaatttttgagaacaaacaaaacatgactaAATTTTTCTGTAGCTTGGAGATAAATCAGAAAGTTGAATTCACTACTGTTAGATCATGTTCAAAGAGATACGAGCTGAAATGCATCGTGGACAAATGTGATTGGAAT AAGAATGCTAcatcaaattttataagtgaacaaattatagaacatgttcgagacaaaaagatagaggttacaccagcctttgtagaaaatgaaatgaaaaagaaatttggaattgACATTGGTTATCACAAGGCATGGCGTGCTATTCAAAAAGTTGTTGCTTGCATAAGGGGGTCATCTGAAGAGAACTACCAGATTCTTCCTTCATACCTACACATGATGGTGTGCAAAAACCCAGGAATGTACACAAGCATAAAAAGAGATGTGCAGAATAG ACCCGTTATTGCAGTAGATGCAACGTTTTTAAAGTCCAAATATCGTGGTGTTCTATTTGTTGTTGTATCAAAGGATGCAAACAATCAAATCTTTCCTCTATGTTTTGGTGTAGCAGAATCAGAAAACAATGAGGCATACATTTGGTTCTTCGGGGAAatgagaaaagcaattcaagtccaTCATGAATTGATTTTCTTGTCAGATAGAAACCAATCGATTGCAAATGGGATTAGAAAAGTTTTTACTGAAGCTCACCATGGTATCTGCCTCTATCActttgagaaaaatttaaagcaaagacatgcaaaagccacggtaataaatctttttcaaagtgcTGCAAGGTCATACAAACGTGAAGATTTTAATCAGTTAATGTCCCAACTCAAAAGTATTGACAAGAAAACATACAATTACATAATGGAAGAGCCTCCAGAGAGATGGGCTCGATCGTGGTTCCCACGGCGACATTATGATATGCTAACAACAAATATG gtGTTCAACCTTGATTCAATGTCGTTCAGAATAAATAGTGAAGGAATCGAATTCATTGTGGACTTAAAAAAGAGAACTTGTGACTGCCTggaattccaacttgatgaactGCCCTGTCCACATGCAATTGTTGTTATTAATAAGAGATATCTGCAGAAATCTGATTGCTGCTCAAATTGGTATTCAAAGGAAACATGGTTGAAAACATATGAAGGACATGTGAATATCGTGGGAGATCAAAAATCATGGGATATACCACAAAATGTACAATCTGAgattacaaaacctcccaatgtagagattttacaaggaagaagacaaaagaagaggcaTATACTTGTGACTGAATCAGTACCATTCAAGTCTACCAAATGCAGTCGATGTAAACAAGTTGGGCATAACAGAACAACTTGTTTGTCTTCTCCAGCACCTCATCCATATTCAAAGAAACACACTGAAAAATACTCCAACCTTCAATAA